The following are from one region of the Salicibibacter kimchii genome:
- a CDS encoding DEAD/DEAH box helicase, translated as MNVFESEHIKPEVKKAIKEIGFEEPSPIQEQAIPKALDDKDVIGQAQTGTGKTAAFGIPLLTKLNATSHVQALVLTPTRELAIQVAGELQKLSTHLHVTTLPVYGGQSIGHQIKALKRGVQVVIGTPGRVKDHLRRKTLKLDQVQTLVLDEADEMLDMGFIEDIESILKQTNEDRQTMLFSATMPDPIRKLSRRYMKQPETVSISKGDVTAPSIEQLYFKVLEKNKLESLCRVIDRYNPALAIVFCRTKKGVAELSESLQARGYFADGLHGDLNQSQRDAVMKRFRESTIEYLVATDVAARGLDVQNVTHVINYDIPQDPESYVHRIGRTGRAGKSGQALTLVTPREMKHLRSIEKEIKMSLPTRDIPTLEEVVEKQQDSWRQQITGVIEHSEETSIFDELTLELLEQYQPREIIDALLKMNYQTENNISEEGYYFGDTGAAKGMVRFFMNVGRNVSLTPKILVDEIADAVGISKKSIGRIDLFEKFTFVEVPEDVAPFVYEGLRHSRLNGARVNLEPAKPKPKRRERRPSNPSVSS; from the coding sequence ATGAATGTATTTGAAAGTGAACATATTAAACCGGAAGTGAAAAAAGCCATTAAGGAGATAGGCTTTGAAGAGCCTTCTCCGATTCAGGAGCAAGCGATACCAAAAGCACTGGATGACAAAGATGTGATTGGGCAAGCGCAAACGGGGACCGGAAAGACGGCAGCCTTCGGGATTCCTCTGCTTACAAAACTGAACGCCACCTCACACGTTCAGGCGCTCGTTTTAACGCCAACCCGAGAACTTGCCATCCAAGTGGCCGGGGAATTACAAAAGCTTTCTACGCACTTGCATGTCACAACGCTGCCTGTCTATGGCGGGCAATCGATCGGCCACCAGATCAAAGCGCTTAAACGTGGGGTGCAAGTCGTTATCGGGACCCCCGGGCGCGTGAAAGATCATTTGAGGAGAAAAACGTTAAAGCTTGATCAAGTGCAGACGCTTGTCTTGGATGAAGCGGATGAAATGCTTGACATGGGCTTTATCGAAGATATTGAATCGATTCTGAAACAAACGAATGAGGACCGGCAAACGATGCTGTTTTCAGCCACGATGCCCGATCCGATTCGCAAACTTTCCCGTCGCTACATGAAACAACCTGAAACTGTGTCCATCAGCAAAGGCGATGTCACAGCCCCCTCGATTGAACAGCTTTATTTTAAAGTGCTTGAAAAGAATAAACTTGAATCGCTTTGCCGGGTCATCGACCGCTACAATCCGGCACTCGCGATTGTTTTTTGCCGCACGAAAAAAGGCGTTGCAGAATTATCGGAATCCTTGCAGGCACGGGGGTATTTCGCCGACGGCCTCCACGGTGATTTGAACCAATCACAGCGGGATGCGGTCATGAAAAGGTTTCGAGAAAGCACGATTGAGTATCTTGTCGCGACGGATGTTGCTGCTCGCGGATTGGATGTCCAAAACGTAACGCACGTAATAAACTATGATATCCCGCAAGATCCGGAATCCTATGTCCATCGTATCGGGCGAACCGGGCGTGCCGGCAAGAGTGGCCAAGCGCTTACGCTTGTCACTCCGCGGGAAATGAAGCATTTACGTTCGATTGAAAAAGAAATAAAGATGTCCTTGCCAACACGAGATATCCCGACTTTGGAAGAAGTGGTAGAGAAACAGCAGGACTCGTGGCGACAGCAAATCACAGGCGTCATTGAACATAGCGAAGAGACGTCGATCTTTGATGAATTAACCTTGGAACTGCTTGAGCAGTATCAACCACGGGAAATCATTGATGCGCTGTTGAAAATGAACTATCAAACAGAAAATAACATCTCCGAAGAAGGGTATTATTTTGGAGATACCGGCGCGGCAAAAGGCATGGTCCGTTTCTTTATGAACGTGGGCCGCAATGTGAGCCTAACTCCGAAAATACTCGTTGATGAAATAGCTGATGCTGTCGGGATTTCAAAAAAATCGATCGGTCGCATCGATCTTTTCGAAAAATTTACGTTCGTGGAAGTCCCGGAAGATGTGGCTCCTTTTGTTTATGAAGGATTGCGCCACTCCCGTTTAAACGGTGCGCGCGTGAACCTGGAGCCGGCAAAACCAAAACCGAAACGCCGTGAGCGTCGACCATCAAACCCATCGGTCTCTAGCTAA
- the yfmH gene encoding EF-P 5-aminopentanol modification-associated protein YfmH, which translates to MEKQHYEQIDETIYMERLSNGLNVYVLPKADHNKTFSIFTTDYGSIDQTFTPINSDQMLQVPDGIAHFLEHKLFEEEDGSDAFDMFSKRGAQTNAFTSFTRTAYLFSGTSEVEANVETLLDFVQSPYFTEETVENEKGIIGQEINMYNDDADWRLFFGLISALYKNNPVRIDIAGTVQSIDDITKDMLYTCYQTFYHPSNMVLFVVGPVDPEETIQLVKANQEQKSFPEADTLARTYGAEPQESFEREKKIEMNVQTPKCLLGYKEPNEQYPLPGLAYELGVQLLLDVMFGLGSSTYEKLYKEGVIDNSFSADFTMERSFGFSAIGGDTKDPDRLVSLLNETVDAYQQQGLGEEEVRLAKKRKIGTFLKQLNSPEFIATQFTRYEMNGDTLFEVVPTLEKMTIGDLENILNRHFRPERSSVVKVEGDGS; encoded by the coding sequence ATGGAGAAACAGCATTACGAGCAGATCGATGAAACGATCTATATGGAGAGATTGAGCAATGGGCTAAACGTGTACGTTCTGCCAAAAGCCGACCATAACAAGACGTTTTCTATTTTCACCACGGACTACGGCTCCATCGATCAAACGTTTACCCCTATAAACAGTGATCAGATGTTGCAAGTTCCTGACGGCATCGCTCATTTTCTTGAACATAAACTTTTTGAGGAGGAAGATGGGAGCGACGCGTTTGATATGTTCAGTAAGCGTGGTGCCCAAACAAATGCCTTCACCAGTTTCACGAGAACGGCTTATTTATTTTCTGGCACGAGTGAAGTAGAAGCAAATGTAGAAACGCTGTTGGATTTTGTACAATCCCCGTATTTTACCGAGGAAACGGTGGAGAATGAAAAGGGGATCATCGGCCAGGAAATAAACATGTATAACGACGACGCCGACTGGCGGTTATTTTTTGGACTGATCAGTGCGCTTTACAAAAATAATCCGGTGCGTATTGACATTGCTGGGACCGTCCAATCCATCGATGACATTACAAAGGATATGTTATATACGTGCTATCAAACGTTTTACCATCCTTCCAATATGGTTTTGTTTGTGGTCGGCCCGGTGGATCCCGAGGAAACGATTCAGCTCGTGAAAGCCAATCAGGAGCAGAAATCATTCCCGGAAGCCGATACGCTCGCGCGCACGTATGGTGCTGAGCCACAAGAAAGTTTTGAGCGAGAAAAAAAGATTGAAATGAACGTGCAAACACCGAAATGTTTGCTTGGGTATAAAGAACCCAATGAGCAATACCCACTGCCCGGGCTTGCGTATGAATTAGGGGTGCAACTGCTCTTGGACGTGATGTTTGGGCTTGGGTCGAGCACCTATGAAAAATTATATAAAGAAGGCGTCATTGACAATAGTTTTTCCGCTGATTTTACGATGGAGCGGTCGTTTGGGTTTTCCGCCATTGGGGGTGACACGAAAGATCCCGACCGGCTCGTTTCTTTGTTGAATGAAACGGTGGACGCTTATCAACAACAGGGATTAGGGGAAGAGGAAGTGCGGCTCGCCAAAAAACGGAAAATCGGGACGTTCCTGAAACAACTGAACAGCCCTGAGTTCATTGCGACGCAGTTCACCCGCTATGAAATGAACGGGGATACGCTTTTTGAGGTCGTGCCGACGCTTGAAAAAATGACCATCGGTGACTTGGAAAACATTTTGAATCGACATTTCCGTCCCGAAAGAAGTTCGGTCGTGAAAGTGGAAGGCGACGGGTCATGA
- the yfmF gene encoding EF-P 5-aminopentanol modification-associated protein YfmF — MAEEEQFNAGGLRVHWQPSDTFKTTTIVLHVKAPLEAETAASRSLLAQVLQAGTEELPSRRKIRYFLDDLYGATFYADVGKKGENHVLTFVMEVASEKYLQNESPLLPKALAFLLSVIQKPNRSEKGFPETIIQEEKQVLMQRIRNIVDEKTRYANIRMLEEMCAEEPFGVHPFGTAEELEALTNQELQETFERMIRNDQFDLFVTGPGTKEEITDAIHSAGENVGSGKTVASTATMHDAPAQVNEVVEKQSIQQAKLHLGFRVPYTVGSREYTGVLVTNGILGAYPHSKLFVNVREKESLAYYAASRYEPYKGIVFAMAGIAPDQYEKAARIMQEQLEAMKRGDITEEELTTTKQMLKNQILEQVDSARGAIEMNYQNVLSGANRTVDDRLREIEAVDMDTVISIAKAIQLDTVYLLTAEEGTA, encoded by the coding sequence ATGGCAGAAGAAGAACAATTCAACGCCGGCGGACTTCGCGTTCACTGGCAACCGAGCGACACATTCAAAACGACGACGATCGTGCTACACGTAAAGGCCCCTTTGGAAGCGGAGACGGCAGCTTCTCGCTCCCTTCTCGCGCAAGTGTTGCAAGCAGGTACCGAAGAACTCCCAAGTAGAAGAAAAATCCGCTATTTTCTTGATGACTTGTATGGTGCAACCTTTTATGCGGATGTAGGAAAAAAAGGGGAAAACCATGTGCTGACTTTTGTCATGGAAGTGGCAAGTGAAAAGTATTTACAAAACGAATCCCCCCTTTTGCCGAAAGCGTTGGCGTTTTTGTTGTCGGTCATTCAAAAGCCCAATCGTTCGGAAAAAGGCTTCCCTGAAACCATCATTCAGGAAGAGAAGCAAGTGCTCATGCAACGGATTCGAAACATTGTCGATGAAAAAACACGCTATGCGAATATTCGTATGCTGGAAGAAATGTGTGCGGAGGAACCCTTTGGGGTCCACCCTTTCGGTACCGCTGAAGAATTAGAAGCCCTTACCAATCAGGAGCTCCAAGAGACTTTTGAGCGTATGATTCGAAACGATCAATTTGATTTGTTTGTTACAGGCCCGGGCACGAAAGAAGAAATCACGGACGCCATTCATTCCGCGGGTGAGAACGTTGGCTCGGGGAAAACCGTTGCTTCAACGGCAACGATGCATGACGCGCCGGCTCAGGTAAACGAGGTTGTGGAAAAACAATCCATCCAACAGGCGAAATTACACCTCGGTTTTCGAGTGCCTTACACGGTCGGCTCCCGCGAATACACGGGTGTTCTCGTGACAAATGGTATCCTTGGCGCTTATCCCCACTCGAAATTATTCGTGAACGTTCGGGAAAAAGAAAGCCTCGCCTATTATGCGGCTTCCCGTTATGAACCTTATAAAGGGATTGTCTTTGCCATGGCCGGTATTGCCCCCGACCAATACGAAAAGGCCGCCCGGATCATGCAAGAACAGTTGGAGGCAATGAAGCGCGGCGATATAACCGAGGAAGAGCTGACGACGACGAAGCAAATGCTTAAAAATCAAATCTTGGAACAAGTGGACAGTGCCCGCGGCGCAATTGAAATGAACTATCAAAATGTGCTTAGCGGAGCAAACAGAACAGTGGACGATCGCCTTCGGGAAATCGAGGCAGTAGATATGGACACCGTCATTTCCATTGCCAAAGCGATTCAACTGGACACGGTTTACTTGTTGACCGCCGAGGAGGGAACAGCTTAA
- the pgsA gene encoding CDP-diacylglycerol--glycerol-3-phosphate 3-phosphatidyltransferase, with product MNLPNQITTIRIGFIPIFMLIFLFPFQWGDPLDIFGTEVPVNHAIAGIIFAVAAGTDWLDGYLARSRNLVSNFGKFLDPLADKLLVTAALLSLIEVSILPAWIAVVILSREFAVTGMRLVAAAEGKVIAASSLGKGKTLFQMLAMFFLMVHNAPFDALGLPFAMMLMWVALILTVISGIDYFMKNKHVFNDA from the coding sequence GTGAACCTGCCAAACCAGATTACGACTATCCGTATCGGATTCATCCCGATATTTATGCTGATTTTTCTTTTCCCCTTCCAATGGGGAGACCCTTTAGATATCTTCGGGACGGAAGTGCCTGTGAACCACGCGATTGCCGGAATTATTTTTGCCGTTGCAGCGGGAACGGATTGGCTCGACGGCTATCTTGCGCGCAGCCGTAACCTCGTCAGCAATTTCGGGAAATTTTTAGACCCGTTAGCGGATAAATTGCTCGTAACAGCAGCGTTGTTATCCCTTATAGAGGTTAGTATTTTGCCGGCGTGGATTGCTGTGGTCATTCTTAGCCGCGAGTTTGCCGTAACCGGGATGAGACTTGTGGCCGCTGCCGAAGGCAAGGTCATCGCGGCCAGCTCCCTCGGCAAAGGAAAGACGCTTTTTCAAATGCTTGCGATGTTTTTCCTTATGGTGCACAATGCACCTTTTGATGCCCTCGGATTGCCATTCGCGATGATGTTGATGTGGGTTGCCCTCATTTTAACGGTAATTTCCGGCATCGATTACTTTATGAAAAATAAACATGTGTTCAATGACGCTTAG
- the recA gene encoding recombinase RecA → MSERKAALDQALRSIEKQFGKGSVMKLGDETEKRVSTVSSGTLALDIALGVGGYPRGRVVEIYGPESSGKTTVALHAIAEAQREGGQAAFIDAEHALDPVYARALGVDTDELLLSQPDTGEQGLEIAEALVRSGAVDIIVVDSVAALVPKAEIEGDMGDAHVGLQARLMSQALRKLSGAISKSNAIAVFINQIREKVGVMFGSPETTPGGRALKFYSSVRLEVRRAEALKQGNEMVGNKTRLKIVKNKVAPPFRQAEVDIMYGEGISREGSLLDLATDLEIVQKSGAWYAYDGDRLGQGRENAKQYLQEHPSVSTEIESRIRDHHELPNNQRQEKKEETEDSSES, encoded by the coding sequence ATGAGTGAAAGAAAAGCAGCACTTGATCAAGCCTTGCGAAGCATAGAAAAACAATTCGGAAAAGGTTCCGTCATGAAGTTGGGAGACGAAACGGAAAAACGCGTGTCCACGGTTTCAAGCGGAACGTTAGCGCTTGATATCGCGCTTGGCGTAGGCGGATACCCGCGGGGACGGGTCGTTGAAATATACGGGCCGGAGTCTTCCGGAAAGACAACCGTTGCTTTGCACGCCATTGCGGAAGCACAGCGGGAAGGCGGACAAGCGGCGTTTATTGATGCGGAGCACGCACTCGACCCGGTTTATGCCCGCGCCCTTGGTGTTGATACCGACGAACTCCTGCTTTCCCAACCGGACACGGGGGAGCAGGGATTGGAAATTGCGGAGGCACTCGTTCGCAGCGGGGCTGTTGATATTATTGTGGTGGATTCCGTGGCGGCCCTCGTACCAAAAGCGGAAATCGAAGGGGACATGGGCGATGCCCATGTCGGTTTACAGGCTCGCCTCATGTCCCAGGCATTAAGGAAGCTGTCGGGGGCCATCAGCAAGTCAAACGCGATCGCGGTATTTATCAATCAAATACGTGAGAAAGTAGGCGTCATGTTCGGTAGCCCCGAGACGACGCCCGGGGGACGGGCGTTGAAGTTCTATTCCTCGGTACGATTGGAAGTGCGAAGGGCTGAAGCGCTGAAACAAGGAAACGAGATGGTCGGGAACAAGACACGCTTAAAGATTGTGAAAAATAAAGTGGCTCCTCCGTTTCGTCAAGCAGAGGTCGATATCATGTACGGGGAGGGCATCTCTCGGGAAGGTTCACTGCTGGACCTCGCCACAGACTTGGAAATTGTGCAAAAAAGCGGCGCTTGGTATGCATATGACGGCGACAGGCTTGGCCAAGGCCGTGAAAATGCAAAACAATATTTACAAGAGCACCCCTCCGTATCGACGGAAATAGAATCGCGCATTCGTGATCACCATGAACTTCCGAATAACCAACGCCAGGAAAAAAAGGAAGAAACAGAAGATTCATCGGAATCCTGA
- a CDS encoding helix-turn-helix domain-containing protein — translation MAELGQFLQEKREEKGWGLDEVQTRTKIQKRYLLAIEEGRYDDLPGTFYARAFIKSYAEALELEPEEVFADFEHDLPKPRKESVELPSRTAERSKTKRSSQEGEKKNSVLPSILVVFFLVSIVAVIWFSNIDGGDGNLASNEEEENGDLDIVNETSDEEEETQETNGNDENENDGGDNEENEENGNNGESENGQLTFEETTEGYNSIYTLDSDTVEITLEFDEEADSYVDFREEPDDDTSIVETAESPSEASEQDYDFSEHDSITINAGYTPALTIYVNGEELEYEIDPSERDFQRITIEKEDEPL, via the coding sequence ATGGCTGAATTAGGGCAATTTCTACAAGAAAAGCGTGAAGAAAAAGGGTGGGGGCTTGATGAAGTCCAAACACGGACGAAAATCCAAAAGCGCTATTTACTGGCTATAGAAGAAGGGCGATATGACGATTTGCCCGGCACTTTCTATGCACGGGCATTTATCAAAAGTTATGCAGAAGCACTGGAGCTCGAACCGGAAGAAGTGTTTGCGGATTTTGAACATGATCTGCCGAAACCGAGAAAGGAGTCGGTGGAGCTTCCTTCCAGAACAGCAGAACGTTCGAAAACAAAACGTTCGTCCCAAGAAGGGGAAAAAAAGAACAGTGTCCTTCCTTCTATCCTGGTTGTTTTTTTCCTCGTCTCGATCGTCGCGGTTATATGGTTCTCCAACATTGACGGCGGCGATGGCAACCTCGCTTCCAATGAGGAAGAAGAAAACGGGGATCTAGATATCGTGAATGAAACGAGCGACGAGGAAGAAGAGACACAAGAGACGAACGGCAACGACGAAAATGAGAACGATGGTGGGGATAATGAAGAAAACGAAGAAAACGGCAATAACGGAGAAAGCGAAAATGGACAACTTACCTTTGAGGAAACGACAGAGGGGTATAATTCCATCTATACGTTAGACAGCGATACAGTGGAAATAACACTTGAGTTTGATGAAGAAGCAGATAGTTATGTCGATTTTCGTGAAGAACCGGATGATGACACTTCAATCGTAGAGACGGCGGAGTCCCCTTCGGAGGCCTCAGAACAAGACTATGATTTTAGTGAACATGACTCGATTACCATAAATGCCGGCTACACACCCGCCCTTACGATTTATGTGAACGGCGAAGAGTTGGAATATGAAATAGACCCTTCTGAAAGGGATTTTCAGCGTATTACCATCGAAAAAGAGGACGAACCCTTGTAG
- a CDS encoding DUF3388 domain-containing protein has protein sequence MEKKEWYFEYQIRQNRPGLMGDISSLLGMLSINIVSINGIENDRRGMLIRSASDDHVTRLRDILQTMDAISLKKFRIPRLRDRLAVMHGRYIERDVGDKKTYRFVRDELGLLVDFLAELFKEKRHYLVGVRGMPRVGKTESIVAASVSANKHWSFISSTMLRQTIRSTLPEDEFGEDLVYIIDGIVTTMRAPEKHRTLVDEIMALSSVKVVEHPDIFVRETAYTLKDFDCIIELRNNENEEITYEMVESGFSSFDIS, from the coding sequence ATGGAAAAGAAAGAGTGGTATTTTGAATATCAGATTCGTCAGAACCGTCCCGGCTTAATGGGGGACATCTCTTCGTTACTTGGAATGTTATCGATTAATATCGTGTCGATTAACGGAATTGAAAATGATCGTCGCGGCATGTTGATTCGCAGTGCCAGCGATGATCATGTGACGCGCCTGCGCGACATATTGCAAACCATGGATGCAATTTCACTTAAAAAGTTTCGGATTCCCAGGCTTCGAGACCGGTTGGCTGTGATGCATGGCCGTTATATTGAAAGAGACGTGGGAGACAAAAAAACCTATCGATTTGTTCGTGATGAACTCGGATTGTTGGTTGACTTTTTGGCGGAACTGTTTAAAGAGAAGCGCCATTATCTCGTAGGTGTGCGTGGGATGCCGAGAGTAGGGAAGACAGAATCAATCGTAGCCGCGAGCGTTTCTGCGAATAAACACTGGTCTTTCATATCGTCTACAATGTTAAGGCAAACAATTAGAAGCACGCTTCCCGAAGATGAATTCGGGGAGGACCTCGTCTATATCATTGACGGGATCGTTACGACCATGCGTGCGCCGGAAAAGCACCGTACCCTCGTTGATGAGATTATGGCCTTATCTTCCGTAAAGGTGGTGGAGCATCCGGATATTTTCGTGCGTGAAACGGCATATACATTAAAAGATTTTGATTGTATCATTGAGCTGCGAAATAATGAAAATGAGGAAATCACGTATGAAATGGTGGAATCGGGTTTTTCCTCTTTTGATATTAGCTAA
- a CDS encoding competence/damage-inducible protein A, which translates to MNAEIIAVGTELLLGQIANTNGQYLSKQLMGHGVNIYKHTVVGDNLPRIRQAIRIAAKENDIVILTGGLGPTEDDVTRNALAEEYGLNLVYDQQALDKVEAFFQSRNQAVSDANRRQALHTDGAHVFQNSAGLACGMVYKHEDAWFFLLPGPPHELETMVEEEVSPFLDAMNESRDFLLSRVLKFYGIGESALEARVHDLITQQTNPTIAPLAGQDEVTLRLTVKKTDRGEAIKKLDELESAVWERCGSFLYGYDDDTLFSRALDYLRSKGWTLAVAESLSGGLLGASFTDVPGASDVYAGGAMTYSNEAKEKQLHVKATTLQKHGAVSEACAKEMAEGVRKAFGTDTGVSLTGVAGPDPQEGHSPGTVFIGISYPDKTEVFKRHIRGDRPSIRRRAVKEACACMLEVGGER; encoded by the coding sequence ATGAACGCGGAAATCATTGCCGTAGGCACCGAACTACTTCTTGGACAAATAGCGAACACGAACGGACAGTACCTTTCAAAGCAACTCATGGGCCATGGCGTGAATATATATAAACATACGGTCGTTGGAGATAATTTGCCTCGTATTCGACAAGCGATTCGGATTGCCGCAAAAGAGAATGACATCGTTATTCTTACCGGCGGCCTTGGACCTACAGAGGATGATGTAACAAGAAACGCACTGGCAGAGGAATACGGCCTCAACCTCGTCTATGACCAACAGGCGCTCGATAAGGTGGAAGCTTTTTTTCAATCGAGAAATCAAGCCGTAAGTGATGCAAACCGTCGTCAGGCCCTTCATACGGATGGAGCCCACGTGTTTCAAAACAGCGCGGGCTTGGCTTGCGGTATGGTTTATAAGCATGAAGATGCGTGGTTTTTTCTGTTGCCGGGTCCGCCACACGAGTTGGAAACGATGGTTGAAGAAGAAGTCAGTCCTTTTCTGGATGCCATGAATGAATCGCGTGATTTTTTGTTGTCGCGGGTGCTTAAGTTTTACGGCATTGGCGAGTCGGCATTGGAAGCCCGTGTCCATGACTTAATCACACAGCAAACGAACCCGACGATTGCACCGCTCGCGGGTCAAGATGAAGTTACGTTACGTTTAACGGTGAAGAAGACCGACCGCGGCGAAGCCATAAAAAAGCTTGATGAGTTGGAAAGCGCGGTCTGGGAACGATGCGGATCTTTTTTATATGGATATGATGACGACACGCTCTTTTCAAGAGCGCTTGATTATTTACGCTCGAAAGGATGGACGCTGGCCGTTGCCGAAAGTTTAAGCGGAGGATTGCTCGGGGCATCGTTCACCGATGTTCCCGGAGCGTCTGACGTTTATGCCGGCGGTGCGATGACGTATAGCAATGAGGCAAAAGAAAAGCAACTCCATGTGAAGGCAACGACCCTTCAAAAACATGGCGCTGTAAGTGAAGCATGTGCCAAAGAGATGGCAGAAGGTGTGAGAAAAGCGTTCGGGACAGACACAGGGGTCTCGTTAACAGGTGTTGCCGGTCCGGATCCTCAGGAAGGCCATTCACCGGGAACGGTCTTTATCGGCATTAGCTACCCGGATAAAACCGAGGTTTTTAAACGACATATACGAGGGGACCGGCCATCGATACGACGCAGGGCGGTAAAAGAAGCTTGTGCCTGCATGCTGGAGGTGGGAGGTGAGAGGTGA
- the ymfI gene encoding elongation factor P 5-aminopentanone reductase, translated as MRTTLITGSSGDIGAAIAKALAAPGQQLYLHYHQGEAEAEKVRAHCEKQGAKAALIGANLQATEDLDALFASVHGPVDHLVFANGQSYYGLFTDMGDEELVDLVTLNVTAPMRIVKHFLPPMISQKYGRIVALSSIWGDVGAACEVAYSAAKGGLNQFVRALAKEVAPSNITVNGVAPGVVDTKMMDAFSSEEKTELKGAIPAGRFGTVEEVAGACSYLLGPEAGYINGHVLSVNGAWGG; from the coding sequence ATGAGGACGACCTTAATTACGGGGAGCAGCGGAGACATTGGCGCTGCCATTGCCAAAGCGCTTGCTGCCCCCGGGCAACAGCTGTATCTGCATTACCATCAAGGGGAAGCAGAGGCAGAGAAGGTGCGCGCTCACTGTGAAAAACAGGGGGCAAAAGCTGCTTTAATTGGTGCGAATCTGCAAGCAACAGAGGATCTGGACGCCCTTTTCGCAAGTGTTCATGGGCCGGTTGACCATCTTGTTTTCGCCAACGGCCAATCCTACTACGGGCTATTTACAGATATGGGAGACGAGGAACTGGTTGATTTAGTTACGCTGAATGTAACCGCTCCGATGCGTATCGTTAAACACTTTCTCCCTCCTATGATTAGCCAAAAATACGGCAGAATCGTCGCCCTTTCTTCCATATGGGGAGATGTGGGAGCAGCATGTGAAGTAGCCTATTCCGCGGCAAAGGGAGGACTGAATCAATTCGTTCGCGCCCTCGCCAAAGAAGTTGCGCCGTCTAACATTACTGTTAACGGAGTGGCGCCGGGAGTGGTGGATACGAAAATGATGGATGCCTTCAGCAGCGAAGAAAAAACGGAATTGAAAGGTGCTATCCCTGCTGGACGCTTCGGAACCGTAGAAGAAGTGGCGGGCGCTTGTTCGTATTTGCTCGGTCCGGAAGCAGGTTATATTAATGGACATGTGCTTTCCGTGAACGGCGCTTGGGGCGGGTAG
- a CDS encoding DUF3243 domain-containing protein produces the protein MSVLDNWEQWKSFLGDSLHNAEGDGMTNDAISDVAFQVGDYLANNVDPKNEQERVLSDLWHVADEQEQHAIANVMVKLVQEK, from the coding sequence ATGTCCGTATTAGACAATTGGGAACAGTGGAAGTCGTTTTTGGGAGACAGCTTGCACAATGCCGAAGGAGATGGCATGACAAATGATGCGATTTCCGATGTAGCTTTCCAAGTTGGCGATTATTTAGCGAACAACGTAGACCCGAAAAACGAACAAGAACGAGTTTTGTCTGATCTGTGGCACGTAGCTGATGAACAAGAGCAACATGCGATCGCAAATGTAATGGTGAAGTTGGTACAGGAAAAATAA